A portion of the Paenibacillus hamazuiensis genome contains these proteins:
- a CDS encoding MDR family MFS transporter has translation MSFNLRSLPLWIMLSGFFFINCGANMVIPFFGIYLTTYMHLSPVEAGLVLTVTVGTPRAMALFGGSAADRFGIRRSMLCGLAILIVSAFGYAFSQSLWAFVLCSFFTGIGYSLFTPAGKAAVARLTAEQSRVLAFSLRNMAVNIGAAVGPVVGMLITVESLRKTFLLTSLVYFAFLVLVWLFLRMDEGVPPASVPLAVIKNLVYVFRDKRLLVFSVLIIAFYVMLAQFSLVLPLFAADRFAAQDAIGMLFAGNALLMIAAQYPLLAVCSRYLAARHIAFVGVLLAAAGIGSAAFAGHFAYLVAVTLVIFTIGQLLIMPSIDTVVADMAPDGLAASYQGFSGLAAAAGGILGNTAGGALYGWAKVSGWIQHVWGLYFAAGLLCCLLYAVLQRTANR, from the coding sequence ATGTCTTTTAACCTGCGGTCCCTGCCTTTATGGATCATGTTGTCAGGATTTTTCTTCATCAACTGCGGCGCCAACATGGTCATTCCGTTTTTTGGCATATACCTTACAACCTATATGCATCTGAGTCCGGTTGAGGCGGGCTTGGTGCTGACGGTTACCGTAGGCACGCCGAGAGCGATGGCGCTCTTCGGCGGGTCTGCGGCCGACCGCTTCGGAATCCGGCGTTCGATGCTGTGCGGTCTTGCGATTTTGATCGTTTCCGCATTCGGTTATGCGTTTTCGCAGTCCTTATGGGCGTTTGTGCTCTGTTCGTTTTTCACCGGAATCGGCTATTCGCTGTTTACGCCGGCCGGCAAAGCCGCCGTGGCCCGGCTGACCGCGGAGCAGTCGCGCGTGCTCGCTTTTTCCCTGCGCAACATGGCGGTCAACATCGGCGCTGCGGTCGGACCGGTCGTCGGCATGCTGATAACAGTGGAGTCGCTGCGCAAAACGTTTTTGCTCACTTCGCTCGTATATTTTGCATTTTTGGTGCTGGTCTGGCTCTTTTTGCGCATGGACGAGGGCGTTCCGCCCGCTTCCGTTCCTTTGGCCGTTATTAAAAATCTCGTTTATGTGTTTCGCGACAAAAGGCTGCTCGTATTCTCCGTACTGATTATCGCTTTTTATGTCATGCTGGCCCAATTCTCGCTCGTGCTGCCGTTGTTTGCGGCCGACCGGTTTGCGGCGCAAGATGCGATCGGCATGTTGTTTGCCGGCAACGCGCTGCTGATGATCGCCGCGCAGTATCCGCTGCTGGCGGTTTGCTCGCGATATTTGGCCGCCCGGCATATCGCTTTCGTTGGAGTGCTGCTGGCCGCAGCGGGCATCGGAAGCGCGGCGTTTGCCGGACACTTCGCTTATCTGGTGGCGGTGACGCTTGTCATCTTCACCATCGGCCAGCTGCTTATCATGCCTTCGATCGATACCGTTGTAGCCGACATGGCGCCGGACGGGCTTGCCGCCAGCTACCAGGGATTTTCCGGACTCGCCGCAGCGGCGGGAGGCATTTTGGGGAATACGGCAGGCGGGGCATTGTACGGCTGGGCCAAGGTGAGCGGATGGATCCAGCACGTATGGGGGCTGTATTTTGCGGCGGGACTGCTTTGCTGTCTGCTGTATGCCGTCCTTCAGCGGACGGCGAACCGTTAA
- the metX gene encoding homoserine O-acetyltransferase MetX, whose translation MDTMTRFAALPGLTLESGKTLAAVQVAYETYGTLSPSKDNCVLVCHALTGDARAAGIGGWWDGFIGPGKALDTNHYFVVCSNVLGGCSGTTGPASVNNETGRRFALSFPVVTIRDMVRVQKMLLDELGIPGLAAVIGGSMGGMQALEWAILFPGMVRMCVLIATCHRLSPMGIAYNDIARQAIISDPGWQGGDYYGGAGPVEGLAIARMLGMVKYGTADMYNRKFGRALVRGGDELDFWAAYEVERYLRYQGEKLVGRFDANSYLYLLKAMDTHDICRGRGSLEEVLRQTEAFFVVAGISSDSFYPCAEHRELVLLLKREGKRAVFLELESPHGHDAFLIETEKLHGLLGEYLAPGIKAKAGLH comes from the coding sequence ATGGATACGATGACTCGCTTTGCCGCATTGCCGGGCCTCACTTTGGAATCGGGAAAAACGCTGGCGGCCGTTCAGGTGGCCTACGAAACGTACGGGACGCTGAGTCCGAGCAAAGACAACTGCGTATTGGTTTGCCACGCCTTGACGGGAGACGCCCGCGCAGCCGGAATCGGCGGTTGGTGGGATGGGTTCATCGGACCGGGCAAAGCGCTCGATACGAATCATTACTTCGTCGTTTGCTCCAACGTGCTGGGAGGCTGCAGCGGAACGACAGGCCCCGCATCCGTAAACAACGAGACGGGCAGGCGATTCGCCCTGTCGTTTCCGGTCGTTACGATCCGCGATATGGTACGGGTTCAAAAAATGCTGCTGGACGAGCTCGGCATCCCCGGTCTGGCCGCCGTTATCGGCGGTTCGATGGGAGGCATGCAAGCGCTGGAGTGGGCGATATTATTCCCCGGGATGGTGCGCATGTGCGTGCTGATCGCCACCTGCCACCGTTTATCGCCGATGGGCATTGCCTATAACGATATCGCCCGGCAGGCGATCATAAGCGATCCCGGTTGGCAGGGCGGCGATTATTACGGCGGAGCGGGCCCGGTGGAAGGGCTTGCCATTGCGCGCATGCTCGGCATGGTTAAATACGGGACCGCGGACATGTATAACCGCAAGTTTGGCCGGGCTTTGGTGCGGGGCGGAGATGAGCTTGATTTTTGGGCGGCTTATGAAGTCGAGCGATATTTGCGGTATCAAGGGGAGAAGCTGGTCGGCCGCTTCGATGCCAACAGTTATTTGTATTTGCTGAAGGCGATGGATACGCACGATATATGCCGCGGCAGGGGGAGCCTGGAGGAAGTGCTTCGACAAACCGAAGCTTTTTTCGTTGTGGCCGGTATCTCTTCCGACTCGTTTTATCCGTGTGCGGAGCATCGGGAGCTTGTCCTGTTGTTAAAAAGGGAAGGCAAGCGGGCCGTATTTCTCGAGCTGGAATCGCCGCACGGACACGACGCTTTCCTGATCGAAACGGAAAAGCTGCACGGCCTTCTCGGCGAATATTTGGCTCCCGGGATAAAAGCGAAAGCGGGACTTCACTAA
- a CDS encoding acryloyl-CoA reductase — MEPFRVFWVDKTEEAFTAGVRTVAPDALPDGEVTIRVVYSGVNYKDGLAASPSGRVLRAYPMVPGVDLAGVVTASDDPKFREGDEVIVTGYELGVAHFGGFSEYARVPAAWVQPLPPGLTLREAMILGTSGFTAALSIQRLEANGLSPSNGPVLVTGATGGVGSSAVSMLASLGYEVEASTGKADEHAYLKALGASSVIGRDQLSPAEIKPLHKERWAAAVDPVGGPALPFVLGGIRYGGSVALSGLTGGANFAATVYPFILRGVNLLGIDSVYCPNPLRGVLWKRLASDLKPNRLEEMVYAETTLDGLPAYLERILQGGIRGRVLVKLG, encoded by the coding sequence ATGGAGCCATTTCGCGTATTTTGGGTCGATAAAACGGAAGAAGCTTTTACGGCGGGAGTCAGAACGGTTGCACCCGACGCTTTGCCTGACGGAGAGGTTACGATCCGGGTCGTCTATTCCGGCGTCAACTACAAGGACGGCCTCGCGGCAAGCCCGTCCGGACGCGTCCTTCGCGCCTATCCGATGGTCCCCGGCGTTGATCTCGCCGGAGTGGTAACTGCCTCGGATGACCCGAAGTTTCGCGAAGGCGACGAGGTGATCGTCACCGGCTACGAGCTTGGCGTCGCGCATTTCGGCGGCTTCAGCGAGTATGCCAGAGTGCCCGCGGCATGGGTGCAGCCGCTTCCGCCCGGTTTGACTTTGCGGGAGGCGATGATTCTCGGCACGTCGGGATTTACGGCGGCGCTGTCGATTCAACGTCTGGAAGCAAACGGGCTTTCGCCATCGAATGGGCCGGTGCTCGTAACGGGGGCGACCGGCGGCGTCGGAAGCAGCGCCGTTTCGATGCTTGCCTCTCTCGGCTACGAGGTGGAGGCAAGCACCGGCAAAGCGGACGAACATGCCTATTTGAAGGCGCTGGGCGCAAGTTCGGTTATCGGCAGAGATCAGCTGTCTCCTGCGGAAATCAAGCCGCTGCATAAGGAAAGATGGGCCGCCGCGGTCGATCCGGTCGGCGGTCCGGCGCTGCCTTTCGTGCTCGGCGGCATCCGCTACGGAGGCTCCGTTGCGTTAAGCGGGCTGACGGGCGGCGCGAACTTCGCCGCAACCGTTTATCCGTTTATTTTGCGCGGTGTCAACTTGCTTGGCATCGATTCCGTCTATTGTCCGAATCCGCTTCGCGGCGTTTTATGGAAACGGCTCGCTTCCGACCTGAAGCCGAATAGGCTGGAGGAGATGGTGTACGCGGAAACGACGCTGGACGGGTTGCCCGCGTATTTGGAGCGGATTTTGCAAGGGGGCATTCGCGGGCGGGTGTTGGTGAAGCTCGGGTGA
- a CDS encoding Hsp20/alpha crystallin family protein gives MPLVPFEPFRHVDLWKKELDKFFNEGLPSAFGFNQEFGSPRMDVYETENEVIAHFDIPGLEKKEDVDIHVENNMLTIQGHIHRTSEYNEDQMHRKERYSGRFQRTVGLPAHVEAEGTAATYRNGILEVRMPKVRNENKKRIDVQFH, from the coding sequence ATGCCATTAGTGCCTTTTGAGCCTTTTCGCCATGTCGATCTATGGAAAAAGGAGCTGGACAAATTTTTTAACGAAGGTTTGCCGTCCGCTTTCGGGTTTAACCAGGAATTCGGAAGCCCGCGGATGGACGTGTACGAGACCGAAAACGAAGTTATCGCCCATTTCGACATTCCCGGCTTGGAGAAAAAGGAAGACGTCGACATCCACGTCGAGAACAACATGCTGACGATTCAGGGCCACATTCACAGAACGTCGGAATACAACGAAGACCAGATGCACCGCAAGGAGCGCTACAGCGGCAGGTTCCAGCGCACCGTCGGGCTGCCGGCCCATGTGGAGGCCGAAGGAACTGCCGCGACGTATCGCAACGGCATTTTGGAAGTCAGAATGCCGAAAGTCCGCAATGAAAACAAAAAGCGGATCGACGTCCAGTTCCACTGA
- the argS gene encoding arginine--tRNA ligase — protein MNYKTLLADHLAPHIEGISREQLMELIEYPPNPQMGDLSLPCFKLSKQMRKAPQAIAEELKTAWQPHEAVAKVDAVSGYFNVFLKPEFFAKDVIGEVLSRGDRYGSQDLGRGRNVVIDFSSPNIAKSFHIGHLRSTVIGSSLYKIFRFLGFNSVGVNHLGDWGTQFGKLIVAYKYWGNAETVEAEGIDELQRLYVKLHDEAETNPALEDEARAWFVKLEQGDEEARRLWKWFVDISLKEFHKMYDLLGVRFDSYAGESFYVDMVPSVIGKLEEKGLLEEDEGATLIRLDDYNMPPVLVFKKDGSTLYHTRDIAAAIYRKDTYDFAKCVYVTDAGQSLHFQQWFKVIELMGYDWADKLVHVPFGKVSLEGAKLSTRKGNVIRLEELLSQAIEKTREIIEAKNPNMENKEEVARKVGVGAVIFSDLSNNRIKDIVFSWEDALNFEGESGPYVQYTHARACSVLRKASGGDAGEIAVSADGLDAGLLGNPEALGVLKEIYLFTERVEQAMHKLEPSIISRYLVDLAQSFNRFYHECPILVDDAALRAARLALVKCVQITLRNGLALIGLEAPEKI, from the coding sequence ATGAATTACAAAACGCTGCTGGCGGATCACCTTGCGCCTCATATCGAAGGGATCAGCCGCGAACAATTAATGGAACTGATCGAGTATCCGCCGAATCCGCAGATGGGCGATTTGTCGCTGCCTTGTTTCAAGCTGAGCAAGCAGATGAGAAAGGCACCGCAGGCGATCGCCGAGGAGCTGAAAACGGCGTGGCAGCCGCATGAGGCGGTGGCCAAGGTCGATGCGGTATCGGGATATTTCAACGTGTTCCTGAAGCCGGAATTTTTTGCGAAGGATGTTATCGGGGAAGTGCTGTCCCGCGGCGACCGTTACGGCTCGCAGGATTTGGGCCGGGGCCGCAACGTGGTGATCGACTTTTCCTCTCCGAATATCGCTAAGTCGTTTCATATCGGGCATTTGCGCTCAACGGTAATCGGCAGCTCGCTTTATAAAATTTTCCGCTTTCTCGGCTTCAACAGCGTCGGAGTGAACCATCTCGGGGATTGGGGCACGCAGTTCGGCAAACTGATCGTCGCTTACAAATATTGGGGCAACGCGGAAACCGTGGAAGCCGAAGGAATCGACGAGCTGCAGCGGCTGTATGTGAAGCTGCACGACGAAGCGGAAACCAATCCGGCGCTTGAGGACGAGGCGCGGGCATGGTTTGTGAAGCTGGAGCAGGGCGATGAAGAAGCGCGCCGCCTATGGAAATGGTTCGTTGACATCAGCCTGAAAGAGTTCCATAAAATGTACGACTTGCTCGGCGTCCGCTTTGACTCGTATGCAGGCGAAAGCTTTTATGTCGACATGGTGCCTTCGGTCATCGGCAAGCTGGAAGAGAAGGGGCTGCTCGAGGAGGACGAAGGCGCTACGCTGATCCGCCTCGACGACTACAATATGCCGCCTGTGCTCGTTTTCAAAAAGGACGGCAGCACCTTGTACCATACGCGGGACATCGCGGCGGCCATTTACCGCAAGGATACGTACGATTTCGCCAAATGCGTCTACGTCACCGATGCCGGACAAAGCCTGCACTTCCAGCAATGGTTCAAGGTCATCGAGCTGATGGGCTACGACTGGGCGGACAAGTTGGTGCATGTGCCGTTCGGCAAGGTCAGCCTGGAAGGCGCCAAGCTGTCGACGCGGAAGGGCAACGTCATTCGCCTCGAAGAGCTGCTGTCTCAGGCAATTGAGAAAACGCGGGAAATTATCGAAGCGAAAAATCCGAACATGGAAAACAAGGAAGAGGTTGCCCGCAAGGTGGGCGTCGGCGCCGTTATTTTCAGCGATTTGAGCAATAACCGGATTAAAGACATCGTGTTCTCGTGGGAGGATGCGCTTAATTTCGAGGGAGAATCCGGACCGTACGTACAGTATACGCATGCGCGCGCCTGCAGCGTGCTGCGGAAAGCTTCCGGCGGCGACGCCGGAGAAATTGCCGTCAGCGCAGACGGTTTGGATGCGGGACTGCTCGGTAACCCGGAGGCGCTTGGCGTGCTGAAGGAGATCTACCTGTTCACCGAGCGCGTGGAGCAGGCGATGCATAAGCTGGAGCCCTCGATCATCAGCCGTTATCTGGTCGATCTGGCGCAAAGCTTCAACCGATTCTATCACGAGTGCCCGATTCTCGTGGACGATGCGGCGCTGCGGGCTGCACGTCTCGCGCTCGTGAAGTGCGTGCAAATTACGCTGCGCAACGGACTTGCGCTGATCGGCCTGGAAGCGCCGGAAAAGATTTGA
- a CDS encoding YjdF family protein produces MKLTVFFESPFWVGVVEDEENGKLRAFRHVFGAEPHDAEIAEFIDHTLPRLLERTSCAVDVEARPTQRINPKRLAREAAQEMRRKGVSSSAHATLQLELEHRKKARRTVSREQREQEEERKREIARMKAKAKHRGR; encoded by the coding sequence ATGAAATTAACCGTTTTTTTCGAATCTCCGTTTTGGGTAGGCGTGGTTGAAGATGAAGAGAACGGCAAGCTGAGGGCTTTTCGCCATGTCTTTGGCGCGGAGCCGCATGACGCGGAAATTGCCGAATTCATCGATCATACGCTGCCCCGGCTGCTGGAGCGCACGTCCTGTGCGGTCGACGTGGAAGCAAGGCCGACTCAGCGCATTAACCCCAAGCGGCTTGCCCGCGAAGCCGCACAGGAGATGCGGCGCAAGGGCGTTTCATCCTCCGCGCATGCCACCCTCCAGCTCGAGCTGGAGCACCGCAAGAAGGCGCGGCGCACTGTTTCCCGCGAGCAGCGGGAGCAGGAAGAAGAACGCAAGCGCGAGATCGCCCGCATGAAGGCGAAAGCCAAGCACCGCGGGCGTTGA
- a CDS encoding YqzE family protein, with protein sequence MKGEELVQYITERVVAYFDTPREVRKQARQNQKTVREDWVYRWFGLVPFSLKMWADQQRRRIKEKYKQR encoded by the coding sequence GTGAAAGGGGAAGAACTCGTCCAGTACATCACCGAACGGGTTGTCGCCTACTTTGATACGCCGCGGGAGGTGCGCAAGCAGGCCAGACAAAACCAGAAAACGGTCCGCGAAGATTGGGTGTACCGCTGGTTCGGTCTTGTTCCGTTTTCGCTGAAAATGTGGGCGGATCAGCAGCGGCGGCGCATAAAGGAAAAGTACAAACAGCGCTAA
- a CDS encoding YqhG family protein — MNVEQIRHFLMRYLEAEECDIIEKHPAYVTVKLSPSADKDLTNRPYYWSFVERTGAPAETVTYTFILEPEKAREALPKGPPGPAQPWQAQVDVAPPGSLGGAGGSQAPGGAGTQPGPLGGGSAAGVQPGPIDSVGAALGPPAPIGGAAGGGSAGAVGMQPTGGIAPSGAAEANGTIAAAQPAGQPDSILGRYFGFVPQSAATRIPRDDVTYGSRRLEQIFAAVRAKGKYVRLFEEPPQGHRMASVPFAYDTWFHVNYKVELACDLKRNELHSLAIRLSTGEIAEHFFDKVAVKKLTPRLPANVHIIPDKMSLSHGASVLERFLENKLKLYDHAWAEEAHDRLLEELARIRVYYENLIKAAEDDKKPDFEAQYRRRQAEVEWQYRPRVHVSVINCGLFHLNASGGP; from the coding sequence GTGAACGTCGAACAAATCCGGCATTTTCTCATGCGTTACCTGGAAGCCGAAGAGTGCGACATCATCGAGAAGCATCCGGCCTACGTGACGGTCAAGCTGTCGCCTTCGGCCGACAAGGATCTGACGAACCGGCCGTACTATTGGAGCTTTGTCGAGCGCACCGGGGCGCCGGCGGAGACGGTGACATATACGTTTATCCTCGAGCCGGAAAAAGCACGCGAGGCGCTGCCCAAAGGGCCGCCCGGACCGGCACAGCCGTGGCAGGCGCAGGTGGACGTTGCGCCTCCTGGCAGCCTGGGGGGCGCGGGCGGGTCCCAGGCACCGGGGGGCGCGGGGACGCAGCCGGGGCCGCTGGGCGGCGGGAGTGCGGCCGGGGTGCAGCCGGGGCCGATAGACAGCGTGGGAGCGGCATTGGGGCCACCTGCGCCAATTGGCGGTGCGGCGGGCGGCGGAAGTGCCGGCGCCGTGGGGATGCAGCCGACGGGCGGCATTGCGCCGAGCGGGGCCGCGGAGGCGAACGGCACGATTGCAGCGGCGCAGCCAGCCGGACAGCCGGACAGCATCCTCGGCCGCTATTTCGGCTTCGTGCCGCAGTCGGCGGCAACCCGCATCCCGAGGGACGACGTAACGTACGGCAGCCGCCGGCTGGAACAAATTTTCGCCGCTGTGCGGGCCAAGGGCAAATATGTGCGGCTGTTCGAGGAGCCGCCGCAAGGACATCGCATGGCCTCCGTACCTTTTGCCTACGATACGTGGTTTCATGTGAATTACAAGGTGGAGCTGGCGTGCGATTTGAAGCGCAATGAGCTGCATTCGCTGGCGATCCGATTGTCGACCGGCGAGATTGCCGAGCATTTTTTCGATAAGGTGGCCGTTAAAAAGCTGACGCCCCGCCTGCCCGCAAACGTTCACATCATTCCCGACAAAATGTCCTTGTCTCACGGGGCCAGCGTCCTGGAGCGCTTTTTGGAAAACAAGTTGAAATTATATGACCACGCATGGGCGGAAGAAGCGCACGACCGGCTGCTGGAGGAGCTGGCCAGAATCCGCGTCTACTACGAAAACTTGATCAAGGCGGCCGAAGACGACAAAAAGCCCGACTTCGAGGCGCAATACCGGAGAAGGCAGGCCGAAGTCGAATGGCAGTACCGCCCGCGGGTCCATGTATCCGTCATAAACTGCGGTTTGTTTCATCTGAATGCGTCCGGCGGGCCATGA
- a CDS encoding DEAD/DEAH box helicase, translated as MPTTDHPHIVRELNQRLHIQFDREWFHELSARADKNGPWDGWTMFQLAYEAEQAGLIHSFDELQCLVHLQQVVPMPHQLDTAKKVLTEMRGRAILADEVGLGKTIEAGLILKEYIIRGLVRKALILVPASLVLQWVRELNQKFGIHAVAQKKEYMWEQYDIVVASMDTAKRDPHREIVLAQEYDMLIVDEAHKLKNKKTTNYQFINELRKKYCLLLTATPVQNDLGELYNLITLLKPGQLGGHGSFQANFVVDKRIPKNEELLQQELSKVMIRNRRSDGNVTFTKRIVRNIHLTLSPEEQALYDGVTDFVKGRYEEAKGDISSILSLVTLQREVCSSRDAVFITLVNMFKKTPEDSPVRAKIWELVELIRSIKANSKAEKVLELLEEIGDKAIIFTEYRATQEYLLAYLKEHKISAVPYRGGMNRGKKDWMMDLFRNRAQVLVATEAGGEGINLQFCSNMINFDLPWNPMRVEQRIGRVHRLGQKQDVKIYNLSTRGTIEEYILSLLHEKINMFELVIGELDTILERFEKKTSLESRIARMILESRSEDDIRREMDDLGRSFSSIRTEYEDEAKKPSAGAILDAVGQTINRDIEVRP; from the coding sequence ATGCCGACAACGGATCACCCCCATATCGTTCGCGAGCTGAATCAAAGGCTGCACATTCAATTTGACCGGGAGTGGTTTCACGAGCTGTCCGCCCGCGCCGACAAAAACGGTCCGTGGGACGGTTGGACGATGTTCCAGCTCGCCTACGAAGCGGAGCAAGCCGGTCTGATCCACAGCTTCGACGAGCTGCAGTGCCTCGTTCATCTACAGCAGGTCGTGCCGATGCCGCATCAGCTCGATACGGCCAAAAAAGTGCTGACGGAAATGCGCGGCCGCGCCATTCTCGCCGATGAGGTGGGGCTTGGGAAAACGATTGAAGCAGGGCTGATTTTGAAAGAGTACATCATTCGGGGCCTTGTGAGAAAAGCGCTGATTCTCGTTCCCGCCTCCCTTGTTCTGCAGTGGGTGCGCGAGCTGAACCAGAAATTCGGCATCCATGCGGTAGCGCAGAAAAAGGAATACATGTGGGAGCAATACGACATCGTCGTCGCCTCCATGGATACCGCCAAACGCGACCCGCACCGCGAAATCGTGCTCGCCCAGGAATACGACATGCTGATCGTGGACGAGGCGCACAAGCTGAAAAACAAGAAGACGACCAACTACCAATTTATCAATGAGCTTAGAAAAAAATACTGCCTGCTGCTGACCGCCACGCCGGTGCAAAACGACCTGGGCGAGCTGTACAACCTGATCACGCTGCTCAAGCCCGGACAGCTCGGCGGCCACGGCAGTTTCCAGGCGAATTTCGTCGTCGACAAGCGGATTCCGAAAAACGAAGAGCTGCTACAGCAGGAGCTGTCCAAGGTCATGATCCGCAACCGCCGCAGCGACGGCAATGTGACGTTTACGAAGCGGATCGTCAGAAACATCCATCTGACGTTGTCTCCGGAAGAGCAGGCGCTTTACGACGGCGTAACCGATTTCGTCAAGGGGCGTTACGAGGAAGCAAAAGGCGACATCAGCAGCATCCTCTCGCTCGTTACGCTGCAGCGGGAGGTTTGCTCGAGCCGCGACGCCGTTTTTATCACCTTGGTCAACATGTTCAAAAAGACGCCCGAGGACTCGCCGGTCCGCGCGAAAATTTGGGAGCTCGTCGAGCTGATCCGCAGCATCAAAGCAAATTCGAAGGCCGAGAAAGTGCTCGAGCTGCTGGAGGAAATCGGCGACAAAGCGATTATCTTCACGGAGTACCGCGCTACGCAGGAGTATTTGCTCGCCTATCTGAAGGAGCATAAAATCAGCGCCGTTCCTTACCGGGGCGGTATGAACCGGGGCAAAAAGGACTGGATGATGGACCTTTTCCGAAACCGCGCCCAGGTGCTTGTCGCCACCGAAGCCGGCGGCGAAGGGATCAACCTGCAGTTTTGCAGCAACATGATCAACTTCGACCTGCCGTGGAACCCGATGCGGGTCGAGCAGCGGATCGGCCGCGTCCACCGGCTCGGACAGAAGCAGGACGTGAAAATATACAATTTATCGACGCGCGGCACGATTGAAGAATACATTCTTTCCCTGCTCCACGAAAAAATCAACATGTTCGAGCTTGTCATCGGCGAGCTTGACACGATTTTGGAGCGTTTCGAGAAAAAGACGTCGCTCGAATCGCGCATCGCCAGGATGATTCTGGAGTCGCGCAGCGAAGACGACATCCGCAGGGAGATGGACGATCTCGGCCGCTCGTTTTCCTCCATCCGAACGGAGTATGAGGACGAAGCGAAGAAACCTTCGGCCGGCGCCATTCTCGATGCGGTAGGCCAAACCATCAACCGCGATATCGAGGTGAGACCGTGA
- a CDS encoding lipoate--protein ligase family protein — protein sequence MAASWRFIHSGACSPAENMAIDEAILVAVSEGRALPTVRFYEWNPPTLSIGYFQKALAEIDFDAVRTEGLGFVRRPTGGRAVLHDKELTYSIIVPEQYPGIPKSVTEAYRVLSEGLLLGFRGLGLDAQMVQLVSEEEKQKYESLGSAACFDSPSWYELVVEGRKIAGSAQTRQKGVVLQHGSILLDMDTEQLFRVLKFSSDRLRDKLKEQFTKRAVAINELLALQHKPPVGLKEVEEAFRDGIARGMNITLEKGELSDYEKELARQLVEEKYDNEAWNLRR from the coding sequence ATGGCAGCTTCTTGGCGGTTCATACATTCGGGAGCATGCTCTCCCGCGGAGAATATGGCGATCGACGAGGCGATTCTCGTCGCGGTCAGCGAAGGCAGGGCGCTGCCGACCGTACGCTTTTACGAATGGAATCCTCCGACATTATCTATCGGTTATTTTCAAAAGGCGCTGGCTGAAATTGATTTTGACGCGGTTCGCACGGAAGGCCTCGGCTTCGTTCGCCGTCCGACCGGCGGCAGGGCGGTGCTGCACGACAAGGAGCTCACGTACAGCATCATCGTGCCCGAACAGTACCCCGGCATTCCGAAAAGCGTCACCGAAGCGTACCGGGTGCTTAGCGAGGGGTTGCTTCTCGGTTTCAGGGGCCTTGGGCTCGATGCGCAGATGGTTCAGCTTGTTTCGGAGGAGGAGAAGCAAAAGTACGAGTCGCTCGGCTCGGCGGCCTGCTTCGATTCTCCTTCATGGTACGAGCTCGTCGTTGAGGGCCGCAAAATCGCCGGCAGCGCGCAAACGAGGCAAAAGGGCGTCGTCCTGCAGCACGGCTCGATATTGCTCGATATGGATACGGAGCAGTTGTTCAGGGTGCTGAAGTTTTCCAGCGATCGGCTGCGGGACAAGCTCAAGGAGCAGTTCACGAAGCGGGCGGTGGCGATCAACGAGCTGCTCGCACTGCAGCATAAACCTCCGGTTGGCCTTAAGGAAGTGGAAGAAGCATTTAGGGATGGAATTGCCCGGGGGATGAACATCACGCTGGAGAAGGGCGAGCTGTCGGACTACGAGAAGGAACTGGCCCGGCAGTTGGTGGAAGAGAAATACGATAACGAGGCATGGAACCTTCGGAGGTAG